In a genomic window of Phacochoerus africanus isolate WHEZ1 chromosome 6, ROS_Pafr_v1, whole genome shotgun sequence:
- the RNF139 gene encoding E3 ubiquitin-protein ligase RNF139, whose protein sequence is MAAVGPPQQQVRMAHQQVWAALEVALRVPCLYIIDAIFNSYYDSSQSRFCFGLQVFLRLFGILVSSIVLILSQRSLFKFYMYSSAFLLAATSVLVNYYAALHIDFYGAYNTSAFGIELLPRKGPSLWMALIVLQLTFGIGYITLLQIHSVYSQLIILDLLVPVIGLITELPLHIRETLVFTSSLILTLNTVLVLAVKLKWFYYSTRYVYLLVRHMYRIYGLQLLMEDTWKRIRFPDVLRAFWLTRITAQATVLMYILRMANETESFFISWDDFWDLICNLIISGCDSTLTVLGMSAVISSIAHYLGLGILAFIGSTEEDDRRLGFVAPVLFFILALQTGLSGLRPEERLIRLSRNMCLLLTAVLHFIHGMTDPVLMSLSASHVSSFRRHFPVLFVSACLFILPVLLSYVLWHHYALNTWLFAVTAFCVELCLKVIVSLTVYTLFMIDGYYNVLWEKLDDYVYYVRSTGNIIEFIFGVVMFGNGAYTMMFESGSKIRACMMCLHAYFNIYLQAKNGWKTFMNRRTAVKKINSLPELKGSRLQEIDDVCAICYHEFTTSARITPCNHYFHALCLRKWLYIQDTCPMCHQKVYIEDDVKDNSNISNNNGFIAPNENPEEAVGEAAAEPDRELNEDDSMDCDDDAQRERNGVIQHTGTATEELINDDTD, encoded by the exons ATGGCGGCGGTGGGGCCCCCGCAGCAGCAGGTGCGGATGGCCCATCAGCAGGTCTGGGCGGCGCTCGAAGTGGCGCTCCGGGTGCCCTGCCTTTACATCATCGACGCCATCTTCAACTCCTACTACGATTCCAGCCAAAGCCGGTTTTGCTTCGGGCTCCAGGTCTTTCTCCGGCTCTTTG gtataCTTGTATCCAGTATTGTTCTGATCTTGTCACAGCGATCACTTTTCAAATTTTACATGTACAGCTCAGCCTTTCTATTAGCTGCGACTTCAGTGTTGGTAAATTATTATGCTGCTTTGCACATTGACTTCTATGGTGCCTACAACACGTCAGCTTTTGGAATTGAGCTGCTGCCTCGAAAAGGACCCTCACTATGGATGGCACTCATCGTTCTACAGCTAACATTTGGAATCGGATACATTACACTACTCCAAATTCATTCCGTCTATTCACAGTTAATTATTCTGGATCTCTTGGTTCCTGTAATAGGCTTAATCACAGAGCTACCATTACATATCCGGGAGACTTtagtttttacttcttccttgaTTCTCACATTAAATACAGTGCTTGTCTTGGCTGTGAAACTTAAGTGGTTTTATTATTCCACAAGATACGTTTATCTCTTAGTGAGGCACATGTACCGAATTTATGGATTACAGTTACTAATGGAGGACACGTGGAAGAGGATTCGCTTCCCAGATGTCCTTCGAGCCTTTTGGCTAACCAGAATTACAGCTCAGGCGACAGTATTAATGTACATTTTAAGGATGGCAAATGAAACTGagtccttctttatttcttgggATGATTTCTGGGACCTCATTTGCAATCTTATAATTAGTGGATGTGATTCTACACTCACTGTACTGGGCATGAGTGCTGTAATTTCCTCAATAGCCCATTATTTGGGCCTTGGAATATTGGCCTTTATTGGCTCAACTGAAGAAGATGACAGGCGGCTTGGCTTTGTGgcacctgttttattttttattttggctcttcAGACTGGTTTAAGTGGGCTAAGACCGGAAGAGAGACTTATTCGCTTAAGTAGAAACATGTGCCTTTTATTAACTGCAGTCCTGCATTTCATCCATGGAATGACAGACCCTGTATTAATGTCTCTCAGTGCCTCTCATGTGTCATCTTTTCGTAGACATTTTCCTGTGCTCTTTGTTTCTGCTTGCCTGTTTATTCTGCCTGTTTTACTCAGTTATGTTCTTTGGCATCACTATGCACTAAATACATGGTTGTTTGCAGTTACAGCCTTTTGTGTGGAACTCTGCTTAAAAGTAATTGTTTCCCTCACTGTTTATACGTTATTCATGATTGATGGCTACTATAATGTCCTCTGGGAAAAGCTGGATGATTATGTCTACTACGTTCGTTCAACAGGCAATATTATTGAATTTATATTCGGAGTAGTAATGTTTGGAAATGGGGCTTATACTATGATGTTTGAATCAGGAAGTAAGATTCGGGCTTGTATGATGTGCTTACATGCATATTTTAATATCTACTTACAAGCAAAAAATGGCTGGAAGACATTCATGAATCGGAGAACTGCTGTAAAGAAAATCAATTCACTTCCTGAACTAAAAGGGAGCCGCCTACAAGAAATAGATGATGTTTGTGCAATCTGCTATCATGAGTTTACCACATCTGCTCGCATCACACCCTGTAATCATTACTTCCATGCACTTTGCCTTCGGAAATGGTTGTACATTCAAGATACCTGTCCAATGTGCCATCAAAAAGTGTACATTGAAGATGATGTCAAGGATAATTCAAATATATCTAATAACAATGGATTTATTGCACCCAATGAAAATCCAGAGGAAGCTGTAGGAGAAGCTGCTGCTGAACCTGACAGGGAATTGAACGAAGATGACAGTATGGATTGTGACGATGAtgctcagagagaaagaaatggcgTGATTCAGCACACAGGCACAGCGACTGAAGAACTGATTAATGATGATACTGATTAA